A window from Aeromonas rivipollensis encodes these proteins:
- the pepT gene encoding peptidase T has product MDTLLERFLRYLTFHTRSDATNPACPSSEGQLVFARALFEEMTQLGLTQVTLDEHGYLTACLPGNQPEAPAIGLIAHMDTADYEAAQVVPQIVENYQGGDICLGKGDEVLAIRQYRCLKNYLEQDLITTDGTTLLGADDKAGIAEILTAAQYLLANPEIPRGDLWIGFTPDEEIGRGADLFPLDRFPAKWAYTVDGGELGELEYENFNAASATVRITGNNVHPGTAKGSMINSQTLAARFHAEMPPEQTPECTQGYEGFFHLARMEGTVEETTLHYLIRDFDDDHFAARKAQLKERVASLQLDCPKARIELTIEDNYRNMRSQIAPHMHIITLARAAMEAADVVPKIKPIRGGTDGARLSFMGLPCPNLFTGGHNFHGKHEFIPLQSMEKAVATLVALVRLTSAWREQ; this is encoded by the coding sequence ATGGATACCCTGCTTGAGCGTTTTCTGCGTTACCTGACTTTTCATACCCGCTCCGATGCGACCAATCCTGCCTGCCCCAGCAGCGAGGGCCAGCTCGTCTTCGCCCGCGCCCTCTTCGAGGAGATGACGCAGTTGGGGCTGACCCAGGTCACCCTGGATGAACACGGCTATCTCACCGCCTGCCTGCCGGGCAACCAGCCAGAGGCGCCAGCCATCGGGCTCATCGCCCACATGGATACCGCCGATTACGAGGCCGCGCAGGTGGTGCCCCAGATAGTCGAGAATTATCAGGGGGGCGACATCTGCCTTGGCAAGGGGGACGAGGTGCTGGCCATTCGCCAGTACCGTTGCCTGAAAAACTACCTGGAGCAGGATCTCATCACTACCGACGGCACCACCCTGCTTGGGGCCGACGACAAGGCGGGCATCGCCGAGATCCTCACCGCCGCCCAGTACCTGCTGGCCAACCCAGAGATCCCCCGCGGGGATCTCTGGATAGGCTTCACCCCGGACGAGGAGATAGGCCGCGGCGCCGATCTGTTCCCCCTGGACAGATTCCCGGCCAAATGGGCCTATACCGTCGATGGGGGTGAACTGGGTGAGCTGGAGTATGAAAACTTCAACGCCGCCAGCGCCACTGTGCGCATCACAGGCAACAACGTGCACCCCGGCACCGCCAAGGGCAGCATGATCAACAGCCAGACCCTGGCCGCCCGCTTCCACGCCGAGATGCCTCCCGAGCAGACTCCGGAGTGCACGCAAGGGTATGAGGGCTTCTTCCACCTGGCCAGGATGGAGGGCACTGTGGAGGAAACCACCCTGCACTACCTCATTCGCGACTTCGACGACGACCACTTCGCCGCCCGCAAGGCCCAGCTCAAGGAGCGGGTCGCCTCCTTGCAGCTCGACTGCCCCAAGGCGCGCATCGAGCTGACGATAGAGGACAACTACCGCAACATGCGCAGCCAGATAGCGCCGCACATGCACATCATCACGCTTGCCAGGGCCGCCATGGAGGCCGCCGACGTGGTCCCCAAGATCAAGCCCATTCGCGGTGGCACCGACGGCGCCCGCCTCTCCTTTATGGGGCTGCCCTGTCCGAACCTCTTCACCGGAGGCCACAACTTCCACGGCAAGCACGAGTTCATCCCGCTGCAATCCATGGAGAAGGCGGTCGCCACCCTGGTGGCCCTGGTGCGGCTCACCTCGGCCTGGCGGGAGCAGTGA
- a CDS encoding lysophospholipid acyltransferase family protein — MFNVDTLLGQHLPRLTSQPLISPLLRQGLRWLLNEEAFAEFAERHPHLRGLDFVEQALATLDFDYRVSEAELENIPASGRVMIVANHPIGSLDGLALLRLLGRIRPDVKIVANQLLAEIRPLRPLLLPVDNLGGKTDRRAILAMGEHLAQEGALIIFPAGEVSRLGPKGVKDGPWQGGFIKLARRTRTPLVPIHLGGRNGLPFYLASWLHKPASALLLVRQLFRQQGRRTSLTLGERIPPQSLGELAPKTAAALVRRHLYRLGKGKRGPLATEAPIALPEERRQLKQAMDGCELLGQTLDGQRILLYRRHEQGHSVILRELGRLREIAFRAVGEGSGRRRDLDAFDDDYHHLILWDPARLDIIGAYRFAPVAELLARKGVSGLYSHTLFGFEERLLPRLEQAIELGRSFIQPAYWGKRGLDYLWFGIGAYLARYPQYRYLFGPVTLSGSLPPAAKDLLVGFYRQHFAPELALAPSRRPYPETAPLFEGTDYGADLKALKARLDHLGCAIPTLYKQYSELCEPGGVQFMDFGIDPDFNHCIDGLVWVDVSRIKPHKRARYIGSPASGTDAPSSAA; from the coding sequence ATGTTCAACGTCGATACCCTGCTGGGGCAGCATCTGCCCCGCCTCACCAGCCAACCCCTGATCAGTCCCCTGCTCCGGCAGGGGCTGCGCTGGCTGCTCAACGAGGAAGCCTTCGCCGAGTTTGCCGAGCGCCATCCTCACCTGCGCGGCCTCGATTTCGTCGAGCAGGCCCTCGCCACCCTCGATTTTGACTACAGGGTGAGCGAGGCCGAGCTCGAGAACATCCCCGCCAGCGGCCGGGTCATGATAGTCGCGAACCACCCCATAGGATCCCTGGACGGGCTGGCCCTGCTGCGCCTGCTCGGCCGCATCCGCCCCGACGTCAAGATAGTGGCCAACCAGCTGCTGGCGGAGATCCGCCCCCTGCGTCCCCTGCTGCTGCCGGTGGACAACCTGGGGGGCAAGACCGACAGGCGCGCCATCCTGGCCATGGGGGAGCACCTGGCCCAGGAGGGCGCCCTCATCATCTTCCCCGCCGGCGAAGTGTCGCGCCTCGGCCCCAAGGGGGTGAAGGACGGCCCCTGGCAGGGGGGCTTCATCAAGCTCGCCAGGCGCACCCGCACCCCGCTGGTGCCCATTCATCTGGGCGGGCGCAACGGCCTCCCCTTCTATCTCGCCTCCTGGCTCCACAAGCCCGCCTCCGCCCTGCTGCTGGTACGCCAGCTGTTTCGCCAGCAGGGACGGCGCACCTCCCTCACCCTGGGGGAGCGCATCCCGCCCCAGAGTCTCGGGGAGCTCGCCCCCAAGACAGCGGCCGCCCTGGTGCGCCGCCACCTTTATCGCCTCGGCAAGGGGAAGAGGGGCCCCCTGGCAACCGAGGCCCCCATAGCCCTGCCGGAGGAGCGTCGTCAGCTCAAGCAGGCCATGGATGGCTGCGAGCTGCTCGGACAGACCCTGGATGGCCAGCGCATCCTGCTCTATCGCCGCCACGAGCAGGGCCATTCGGTGATACTGCGCGAGCTGGGGCGCCTGCGGGAGATCGCCTTTCGCGCCGTGGGGGAAGGCTCGGGCAGACGGCGGGATCTCGATGCCTTCGACGATGACTACCACCACCTGATCCTCTGGGATCCGGCCCGCCTCGACATCATAGGGGCCTACCGCTTCGCCCCCGTGGCCGAGCTGCTGGCGCGCAAAGGGGTGAGCGGCCTCTACAGCCACACCCTGTTCGGGTTTGAAGAGAGGCTGCTGCCCCGGCTGGAGCAGGCCATCGAGCTTGGCCGCTCCTTCATCCAGCCCGCCTACTGGGGCAAGCGGGGGCTCGACTACCTCTGGTTCGGCATAGGGGCCTACCTGGCCCGCTACCCCCAGTATCGGTATCTGTTCGGGCCTGTGACCCTCTCCGGCAGCCTGCCGCCGGCAGCCAAGGATCTGCTGGTGGGCTTCTACCGCCAGCACTTCGCCCCCGAGCTTGCCCTTGCCCCCTCGCGCCGCCCCTATCCCGAGACGGCGCCCCTGTTCGAGGGGACCGATTACGGCGCCGATCTCAAGGCGCTCAAGGCCCGCCTCGACCACCTGGGCTGCGCCATCCCCACCCTCTACAAGCAGTATTCCGAGCTGTGCGAACCGGGGGGCGTGCAGTTCATGGACTTTGGCATAGACCCCGACTTCAACCACTGCATCGACGGCCTGGTGTGGGTGGACGTGAGCCGCATCAAGCCCCACAAGCGGGCCCGCTACATAGGTTCTCCCGCGAGCGGGACCGATGCCCCGTCGTCTGCCGCCTGA
- a CDS encoding SelT/SelW/SelH family protein, whose product MTERQTPVSKPRIEIRYCTLCRWMLRAAWLAQELLSTFDSDLGEVALVPASKGEFKILVNGIQVWDRVADEGFPEAKEIKQRVRDLISPERDLGHADRKPATE is encoded by the coding sequence ATGACAGAACGACAGACCCCGGTCAGCAAGCCGCGCATCGAGATCCGCTACTGCACCCTCTGCCGCTGGATGCTGCGCGCCGCCTGGCTGGCCCAGGAGTTGCTCTCCACCTTCGACAGCGATCTCGGCGAGGTGGCGCTGGTACCCGCCAGCAAGGGGGAATTCAAGATCTTGGTCAACGGGATACAGGTGTGGGACAGGGTGGCCGACGAGGGCTTCCCCGAGGCCAAAGAGATCAAGCAGCGGGTGCGGGACCTCATATCCCCGGAGCGCGATCTCGGTCATGCCGATCGCAAGCCTGCCACCGAGTAG
- a CDS encoding adenosylhomocysteinase codes for MRSQGSEHLFFRHFTEQGRLGDLCILLVTHLLPDRPHFIQVLDGVGRVGAILPKPKSVHGPTLAWAQQHYPVLPLNRHWTSDPEGVIAQIAPLVREHERLIILDIGGYFAKTQAVLSEHFGERFLGVVEMTENGHQRYEQELLAAPVISVARSPLKQAEDIQIGLSVVYSAESLARTLRRTFNVCQAALFGYGKVGRSIARELRCRNLHLELVETDALRQVEALSHGFKLVNKAEALGRAELVICCTGNGALDIADLQALRPGAMVASVTSADDEFAFCLSQLPWPSEEVCPHVLALTRPDGSTIFLLNRGEAVNFVHGAVIGEYVYLVLAEIIEGVHQLAGQSPAPGLLELPQATMQTIARHWLTDFHGVIA; via the coding sequence TTGCGCAGTCAGGGATCTGAGCATCTGTTTTTTCGCCATTTCACCGAGCAGGGACGCCTCGGGGATCTCTGCATTCTGCTGGTGACCCACCTGCTCCCGGACCGGCCCCATTTCATCCAGGTGCTCGATGGGGTGGGGCGGGTCGGCGCCATCCTGCCCAAACCCAAGTCCGTTCACGGGCCGACCCTGGCCTGGGCCCAGCAGCACTACCCAGTGCTGCCCCTCAATCGCCACTGGACCTCGGATCCCGAGGGCGTCATAGCCCAGATTGCCCCCCTGGTGCGGGAGCATGAGCGGCTCATCATCCTGGACATAGGCGGCTACTTCGCCAAGACCCAGGCGGTGCTCTCTGAACACTTCGGCGAGCGTTTTCTCGGGGTGGTGGAGATGACCGAAAACGGCCATCAGCGCTACGAACAGGAGCTGCTGGCCGCCCCCGTCATCTCGGTGGCGCGCAGTCCCCTCAAGCAGGCGGAAGACATCCAGATCGGCCTGAGCGTGGTCTACTCCGCCGAGTCCCTGGCGCGTACCCTGAGGCGCACCTTCAACGTCTGCCAGGCCGCCCTGTTCGGCTATGGCAAGGTGGGGCGCAGCATCGCCCGCGAGCTGCGCTGCCGCAACCTGCACCTGGAGCTGGTGGAGACGGATGCCCTGCGCCAGGTGGAGGCGCTCTCCCACGGCTTCAAGCTGGTGAACAAGGCCGAGGCCCTCGGCCGCGCCGAGCTGGTGATCTGCTGCACCGGCAACGGGGCCCTGGACATCGCCGACTTGCAGGCGCTGCGCCCCGGCGCCATGGTGGCCTCTGTCACCTCGGCGGATGACGAGTTCGCCTTCTGCCTCTCCCAGCTGCCCTGGCCGAGCGAGGAGGTGTGCCCCCATGTGCTGGCGCTCACGCGCCCGGATGGCAGCACCATCTTCCTGCTCAATCGCGGCGAGGCGGTAAACTTCGTCCACGGCGCCGTCATCGGCGAGTACGTCTATCTGGTGCTGGCGGAGATCATCGAAGGGGTGCACCAGCTGGCCGGGCAGAGTCCTGCCCCCGGCCTGCTCGAGCTGCCCCAGGCCACCATGCAGACCATAGCCCGCCACTGGTTAACCGATTTTCATGGAGTCATCGCATGA
- a CDS encoding YceI family protein, translating into MKMTKALLASCLFMAAPLMAADYDVDAAHTTVQFKVGHLGFSELVGRFNTFSGTFSMDDANPTAAKASFEIDAASVDSNHEARDKHLRSPDFLDVKQYPKMTFVSSGYEGTKDKGVLKGTLTLHGVSKDVAFDMVHIGEGKDPWGGYRSGFNATTTIKRSDFGVNYMLPGIPDEMSINLFVEGVRK; encoded by the coding sequence ATGAAAATGACCAAGGCCCTGCTGGCTTCCTGCCTGTTTATGGCGGCTCCCCTGATGGCGGCCGACTACGATGTCGATGCGGCTCACACCACAGTCCAGTTCAAGGTGGGCCACCTCGGCTTCTCCGAGCTGGTCGGCCGGTTCAACACCTTCAGCGGCACCTTCAGCATGGATGATGCCAATCCGACTGCCGCCAAGGCGAGCTTCGAAATCGACGCCGCCAGCGTGGACTCCAACCACGAGGCCCGCGACAAGCACCTGCGCAGCCCCGACTTCCTGGACGTCAAGCAGTACCCCAAGATGACCTTCGTCAGCTCCGGCTATGAAGGCACCAAGGACAAGGGCGTGCTCAAGGGCACCCTGACCCTGCACGGCGTCTCCAAGGACGTGGCTTTCGACATGGTCCACATCGGTGAAGGCAAGGATCCCTGGGGCGGCTACCGCAGCGGCTTCAACGCCACCACCACCATCAAGCGCAGCGACTTTGGCGTGAACTACATGCTGCCGGGCATTCCGGACGAGATGAGCATCAACCTGTTCGTCGAAGGTGTGCGCAAGTAA